One Flagellimonas sp. CMM7 genomic region harbors:
- a CDS encoding M14 family metallopeptidase yields the protein MRFILAILFIASLTLTSCKNTASPIATDTIVKQKPSGYQGQQPSPIVPTVNKPVQKQWKGIWSFNDNTTFFTNDFDGARLNGVADDGNDHYTIWITAENTPINVSPWYAFKVWTENPRKITIKLSYQDSRSRYYPKISADGIHFKTIDSIAYKPINPGEGDFGIKAAPEFVELTLEIKNEPIWVTAQELYTSKRVKSWVDSLSVKPFVSNYEIGKTTEERSMQLMEIKGNSTAKKALMIISRQHPPEVTGFIAMKSFIETLAGESEQAKKFRESHTIFAVPLMNPDGVDNGHWRHNMGGIDLNRDWQNFNQPETKSVRDFLTKKGSEGYEFVFGADFHSTWDDIYYPLDTTVTGQKGKIVFDWIESISDRLPQKKSNVKASDKLDPTMVSRTYFYVKHKMPAIVFELGDDTPRPFLKEKGKVAAEELMRLLDSD from the coding sequence ATGAGATTTATTTTAGCCATCCTTTTTATAGCCTCATTAACTTTAACTTCCTGCAAAAACACGGCCAGTCCTATTGCTACGGACACAATTGTAAAACAAAAACCATCTGGCTATCAAGGTCAACAACCAAGTCCTATTGTGCCCACGGTAAACAAACCGGTTCAAAAACAATGGAAAGGAATATGGTCTTTTAATGACAACACCACTTTTTTTACCAACGATTTTGATGGTGCTCGTCTAAACGGAGTTGCTGATGACGGAAATGATCATTACACCATTTGGATAACAGCTGAGAACACTCCAATAAATGTGAGTCCATGGTATGCTTTCAAGGTGTGGACAGAAAACCCACGAAAAATTACCATCAAACTTTCGTATCAAGATTCCAGAAGTCGTTATTATCCAAAAATCAGTGCCGATGGAATACACTTTAAGACCATTGATAGTATTGCTTACAAGCCTATAAATCCGGGTGAAGGGGATTTTGGCATAAAGGCAGCGCCAGAATTTGTTGAGTTGACCTTAGAAATTAAGAATGAACCTATATGGGTTACAGCACAAGAATTATATACTTCCAAACGAGTGAAAAGTTGGGTGGATTCACTTTCTGTAAAGCCATTTGTTTCAAATTACGAAATAGGAAAAACTACAGAAGAACGGTCAATGCAACTTATGGAAATAAAAGGGAATAGCACGGCAAAAAAGGCATTGATGATTATCTCCAGACAACATCCGCCAGAAGTTACGGGTTTTATTGCGATGAAATCTTTTATTGAGACCTTAGCAGGTGAAAGCGAGCAAGCTAAAAAGTTTAGAGAAAGTCATACAATTTTTGCAGTTCCGTTAATGAATCCGGATGGAGTCGATAATGGTCATTGGCGGCATAATATGGGTGGTATTGATTTGAACAGGGATTGGCAAAATTTCAATCAACCAGAAACCAAAAGTGTACGAGACTTTTTAACTAAAAAAGGCAGTGAAGGGTATGAATTTGTTTTTGGTGCTGACTTTCATTCCACCTGGGATGATATTTACTATCCTTTGGATACAACAGTTACTGGCCAAAAGGGTAAGATTGTATTTGATTGGATAGAAAGCATAAGCGATAGGTTACCTCAGAAAAAATCTAATGTAAAAGCTTCAGATAAATTGGACCCAACCATGGTGTCAAGAACTTACTTTTACGTAAAACATAAAATGCCTGCTATTGTTTTTGAACTTGGTGATGACACTCCAAGACCATTTTTAAAAGAAAAAGGTAAGGTTGCCGCTGAGGAATTAATGCGTCTTTTGGACAGTGATTAA